The sequence below is a genomic window from Acanthochromis polyacanthus isolate Apoly-LR-REF ecotype Palm Island chromosome 14, KAUST_Apoly_ChrSc, whole genome shotgun sequence.
ATTGCATCATAGATTTTATCGGTTAAATCAAGTACTGCCATAtatgtagtgtttttctttctgaatcCATACTGGGATGGGACAATGATGTTTTTCTTGTCAAGGTTGCTGTTGAGTCTGTTATAAACTACTCTTTCTAAAACCTTGGAGAGAGTGGGTAAGATTGATATTGGTCTATACTTGCTCAAATAATTCTCATCCCCAGATTTAAAAACTGGTATAATTCGTGtaatttttgccatttgtgGTACTACTCCAGAGAGTAGAGATACATTTATACAGTGCGTAAGAGGTGCAGTAATTATGTTGGAGATGCTTTTCAGAATTTTACTAGAGATTCCGTCAGTTCCGGCTGAGTTTGAACTCTTCATACTCATGATTATTTTATAGACCTCATCACAGGTAGTTGGATTCAGGAAAAAGGAGTCCAGGTAGTTACCTGAGAGATAGTCTTTAAAAGAGGCATCCTGAGGCTGACTAATTTTGCTGGATATGCTACTACCAATGGAAACAAAGTAGTCATTGAATTTGTTAGCAAGACTGTTATTGCTGGTGACGTTGCTTGTATTATATTCATGGTCAGGGATCACAGGAGTTTTTTGGCCTTTGTTTAAGACCTTGTTTAGCACTCTCCAAGATTTCTTGGAATCACCCTGTGATGCGTTTATCAATTCTGCGTAATAATTACTTTTCCTCATTCTGATAATATGTGtaagtttatttctataattACTGTATtcatataaattattattattaggatTATTTATGTATCTTTTgtatagtttatttttatgctTAATAGATTCCAATATGCCCTTTGTGATCCATGGATTTTACTTAGTTGTGCTGCTTGTGATAATTTTCTCAGGAATGGTCCTTTGAATGGAGTCAGTTATTTCTGCGGTTAGATATTCAAATGCAGCATCAGCATCAGTACAATTGTATATTCTATACCATGGCTTGGCCTGCAGGTCCTCACTCAGACATCGTATGGTTTTTCCattgagtatttttatttttattttatggcgAGTGAGTGAAGGCTTAGCAGGAAGGTCAAGAAATAATACAATAGGGAAATGATCAGAAATCTCAGAGAGTACAGTTCCACATACAACTGAAGAATTTTGAATATTTGTGATGAAGTTATCAATAATCGACTTTGTTGAGTGAGTGACTCTGGTATAAGTATTAATCGTGGGGAAGAAGGATGAAGAATGTAATGTATTTATAAAGTCATTCTTAGCTGCATCATCCCTGGAGAGGTCAACATTGAAGTCGCCAAGGAggataaaacttttatttttattgtttatagaAAATAATACTTCCTCCAGTTTGGCCCTAAAGAGTTCAAGATCAGCGTCTGGGGGACGATAGATCACGCCAATGATAaggtttttcttatttttaccaCTTATTTCAACAAAGAGGGAGTCACTATGATTATCTGCTATGACAATGTCAACACAAATTTTCACATTGTATGTGGAAGAGATATATAAGCACACGCCACCACCAGATCTGCCACATCTGTTCTTGGTAAACAGCTTATAGCCATTAAGATTTAAGATGTCAGTGTATGACCTATCGTTCAACCAGGTTTCACTACAACCGATTACATCAAAGTTGCAGCCTGTGTTTATAAGGAAAGTAACTAGATCATCATGGTGCCTAGTCAGGCTCTTGATATTTAAATGCAAGAAAGAAcaattgtttacatttgttATATGTTTTAGTTGCTCAGGAATATACTGATTATAGCTTATATTTCTAAGATAATCAATACACTGTGTCACCTCATCTCCTTCATTGACTAATTCATTAAAAACCATGTACAAAGTAACTGGTGTGGTTTACTGAGATCCTGCAACAAAGACAAACACTTAATAACACAGACATGTACATACACTCATCCATTCCGACAACGGCCcgacagacacatacacatatactcacacactcagacacacagacacactctgtGGACATTACCAACTGCATTGTCACAGAGCAGACAATCAAACAAGGAAGGCCTCGTCCTCCCTAGTTAGCCGGTAGTATTATTGCCAATTCCCaagccaaaaatgaaaaaacagatgagaggagaggagaaaaaagagggGGAGTGATACGATaggtgaaagagagagaaagatcaTTCACCGTCCTCCAGGTTCAGAGGTTGTTATGACGACAAGGAGGCGTTTTCAGCAACGTCATCATCACGCGTCTGTGTTTACAGTTGTAGGGAGGCAGCATGCTGCAGCGTTGACAGACAGTTCCTCTTGGAGTTCAGGAATGATATTTTCATCACCTCCACTCAACCAGTAGGTTGTTCGGGGATTCCTGTACAGTTTACCGTCGATGTAGAGCTTGTCAATGAACAGACGGGCGTTCTTTTTGGCTTTCCTCATCTCGGCCATGATCGGTTGTAGCAGCCTCCGTCTGGTCATGATCTCCGGCGGGAACTGATCGCTGATGGAGTAATTGGAGCCTTTTAGTTCTTTGCCCCTAGACATGACGGCAGACTTCATCTTTGAGTCCACAACTTTAGCCACAATGGGACGGGGACTCCTCTGTTGGTCAGCTTTGGTCCTCCCGAGTCGATGTACCCTGGAGAAGCGAACAGCTCCGGCATCCTCAGGCTTCATTTTCAACTCGTTGACAAGGAATGTCTTAAGAAGTTCTTCTGATTTCTGGTGAGTTtcgttttttgtttctgcaagTCCGTGTATAATGAAGTTATCCCTCATACTTCGGCACTGTAGAACAAGAATGGAATTTGCCAtcttgattttgtctttttgaagtTCGGCTGTCAAATGTTTGAGGTTGTTCACTTCGGTCTGGAGTGACGCATTGTCGGCCTTTAGCACCTCGATGAGTGAGTTGTTAAACTCCACAGAGTGCTTCAGTTCTTTAACATCTATTATCAGTTGCTCGAGTAAATCAAGCTTCTTGAGTTGTAATTTTATAGATGTTATAGACTTGCTGATGCCACAGGATTCCATTTCGCTTGGGTTCGGCTTAGCTCGGGTGTTTATGGCCTCTCCTTTGTTGTTGGGCatagtgtttttgttgtaaaatgcaTCAATGTAGGCCTCCAAATCCTCTATCGGCTCATCGACAGGCGAATCCAGTTTGATTTAGGTTCAGATCACTGCTCAGACTAGATGTGATGGCATAattgggagtttttttttggcACAGAGTACAGCTCAGCTCTTAGTGCAGTCGGCCATCTTCCTTTTTGAACTGTAATGGCATGAAGCTCCGCTTCTCCGGCCAGCTGAGGAGGgggtgctttttttattttttatattttctggttACATTGTCCCCTCAGACCAGTGGACCCGTTCGTACTTTGTTTTTTCATCACTGGAGCGGAATGGCTGAGAGAAGCTCCAGATCCTTCTCTGGGGGGCAGTGGTGAAGCCGCCCTCCTCTGTTTCTGACTGGCTAATAGCAAGGCTCTGGCTGGCTTTATTGGTTTACACCAGTGTCATTAATTCCATCATCAAAACTCAATCACAACAAATGCGCGTGcaactttttttccctccctcttttTCCAACTGACGGAAATCCGTCTACAGACAGAGAACTTTAATCCCTGGGTTCTCTCCAATGGATGGAACGGAGCAATAGCGGATCAAGGAGACACAGGTAGGTGATAGaactaaacaaagaaaaacaggattACTGAGAGTCAAAAATAAACTGGCAAGGGCTGAATAGTGTGCTGTACTAACGAGTGAAAGTTCACGGTCCCGCGTCGAGTGAACAGTGGCGTCTGGTTTTATGGAGGCGAGTGGAGATGATGAACAGGAACACCTGCCCGCACTCTGCCTCTGCTGTTTACTAAACGCCTGCACCTGCCGCTCAGCCTCTGATTGAAAACGCACCGAGAGAAGAGAAAAGTCTGGACTGTAGAGGGAAGGCACGATTTTAACCTCTTGACCTCTTCTGGAACCGCCCTGGGTTGTATCGACACAATGGACTGCATCCGAGCACACTGGGCAGCTCGGTTTTAACAGCAAACATTCTCTATGCAGTTCAATCAACACCAGCTGACTGACTGCCCATAAGCCACCTCCACTCACCACTCACCACACACACCTCACTTCCCCTCTGCTCACAGATACACCGGACAACATCACCCACAATATCCcagctgttgtttttcacagatcAAACAAAACCTGGACTGTTTATAGATCAAGAACTTTGATTCCATTGAAACGCCGGGAGGAGCACATGTTCAGCACGAGCATCAACATGGCCATGCTGAACACTCTCTTTTTAACAAAACTTCGATTACTAACGATGTGATTTTAAATGACAAGTTGGATGGTCTTCTCCTTACAGAGACATGGCTTGGCACTGATGCACCTGTTGTTCTCACCCGGGCTTCCCCActgaattttaactttttattctcCACCAGGGAGGGTGGAAGAGGAGGCGGAGAAGCCTCCATTACGAGAAATGCACAAACCCCAACTGAAGTGTCTTTTAACAGTTACTCATCATTTGAGCATCACGCATTTGTCTTGAGCAGCACTCAGATTCTCTGTGTCACAGTGTACAGAATCCCCACCACTCCAGTCAATTTTGTCAGTGAATTTTCAGAACAATTATCAATCACTCAcaccaaatacaacaaaactttAATAACTGGTGATTTAATTTACCTCAGATCCAGTGTCCAGAGAATCTGGAAATCTTTTAAACTGCCACACAGCTGACTCATAACAGAGGACACACCCTGGACCTGGTTATAACCAATGGCCTGTCCAttggtgtgtcctctgttgttgaccTGGCTGTGTCTGGCCATTGtatatggagggagggagggatggttTTTCTTGTCTGTAATGTGGTGCACATAATATTTAGGTCTCACACACAAaggacagttttattttgaagggacAAAAATGGAGAGGCTTGTTCCTCCAGAGTTTTGGGTGGCAGGATGTTGGGGGTTtgcagctttgtgttttgtgtttgtggcacCAAAAAAAGTGGAGCAGAATAAAAAGGTAGCAGAGACTCCTGCAATTTTCGTCTCCTGTTCTTCAACCTCCACAATGGTGACCCCGACGTTTGAACCTCAACATACAAGTTAGAGAGATGTCGACTGAAGCGACCTCgtctgctactgctgctgctgctgctgctgtggttcgCCCGACTGCTTTCAAGGCCACCATTTCTGGGCACATAACCCAGAATCATGGTTCCAGCATGTTGAAGCCCAGTTTCACCTGCATGGCATCACCACGGACAACACGAAATATTTCCACGTGGTCGCGGCTTTGGATCCAGCCACAACTCGCAGGTTAATGGGACTGCTCTGGGACCCGCCAGTCGCCGGCAAGTATGCGGCTCTAAAGACTCTGTTATTACGGTATACCAGCTCTCAGATATGGAGCGGGCTGATCATCTGATATCGCTGAGTGGGTTAGGAGACAGCAAACCTTCGGAGCCAATGGAAAATATGCTGGCACTGCTGGGCTCCGGTGACGCTTCATTCCTTTTCACTCACTTGTTCCTGCGCCAGCTTCTGCCTCAGGTACATACTGCCCTGGCCACCTCTTCTCACATCAGCACTAAAGATTATAGGGGTTTGACTGAAGAAGCTGACAGACTTTTGCTGGCGTCCCGCCAGTTTTCGGTGCACGCCCTGTTGCCGAGCTTGACCGACTGTGACGAGGCTGTGGAGGTGGCTGCTGTCACAGAGCGCTGGAGAAAGGAGAGCAGCCTGTGTTTCTTCCACTGCCGCTTCGGGATGAAGGCTTGATGTGTCCAACCTTGCTCCCTCCAGCGGACGGGAAACGAGCAGGCCGGTGCTCGCTAGCAGCTGCGTGTACCGGCAACAGTGACAACAAGCTGCTTTTCATTGAGGACGGAACTTCTGGACATTGTTTTCTCATGGATACAGGGGTGCAGTGGAATATTGTATCCCTCCTCGGCAGACACATTGGGACAAGGACCCCCGCTGGATGTAGCTAACGGCACACCTATCCGAAGCTACGGCACCAGGTTTCTTACTGTGTTCTTTAATGGCCGTGAGTTTTGTTGGGACTTTGTAGTAGCTTCGGTTTCCGTCCCTATCCTGGGTGCTGACTTTTTGTGTGTTCAGACTGTAGATGTAGCTAACAGATGTTTGATCAATGCTGTATCTTTTGACTCTTACCCGTGTACTCGATACTCGCTAACATGCTTGCTACTGGGGATGTGTACCAACGTCTGCTCTCGGAGTTTCCTGCCCTTACGGTCCCCGCTTTTTCTACTGCGGTGGCTAAACATGGAGTTGAGCATTATAGCACTACAGTCGGCCCACCAGTTTTTGTACGCGCATGCCGTCTGGATGCGGCTAAGTTGGCTGTCGCTAAGGAGGAGTTCGCCAACATGGGGCAGCTGGGCATTTTGCGTTGTTCCGACAGCCCATGGGCTTCTCCCCTGCACATGGTTCCAAAGTCCGATGGAGGCTGGCGACCTTGTGGTGATTTCAGGCGCCTCAACAATGCTACCACCGACAAGTACCCGGTCCCCCATATCCAGGACTTTTCTGTGCACCTGGTGGGAGTGGTTGTCTTCTCCAAAGTCGACTCGGTGAGAAGTTATCAACAAGTCCCTGTTCGTCCGGAGGATGTTCCAAAAACTGCTGTGATCACTCCTTTTGGGTTGTTTGAGTCTTTGAGGATGCCTTTTGGCCTGAAAGGTGCGGCTCAGAAGTTTCAGTGGCTTATGGACTCGGTGTTGCGAGATATGCCTTTCCtgtctggacgacatactggtGGCAAGTGCTTCCATGGAGGAACGCGTTACACTTTCGCAAACGTTTTAAACATCTCAGTGAACACAGGTTGATAGTGAATCCTGCTAAATGTCAGTTCGGACTCTCAGACAGAGTTCCAGAGGCACAGTGTGTTGTAACGTGGTGCTGTGCCACTCCCTGCCAAAGTCGAAGCGGTTTCGGCTTTTCCACATCCTGGCTCCATGAAGCAGCTTCAGGAGTTTTTAGGGATGGTTACTTTTTACAACTGTTTCATCCCTCGAGCTGTCTACATTATGCACCCCTTATACGACGCGTTAAAAGGGAAGAAGGGTGGTCAGGACATTGAGTGGACCCCGGAGAGGTTACTGGCTTTTGATGAAGCTAAAGCGGCCCTTGCCAACACTGCCCTATTGGCCCACCCCCACCCAGCCGCACCCATCGCCCTGACCTCCGATGCGTCACCAGATTGCACTGTCTTGGCGGTTTGCCAGCAATGGTCTGACGGTGCCTGGCAGCCGCTagcttttttcagcagaaaGTTTTGTGAATCTGAACGGAATACAATATCTTTGACAGAGAACTCTTAGCCCTTTTCCTTGAGACAGGCTACTTCAGGATCCTCTTGGAGGGCTGGGAGTTTACTACTTTTGCCAATTACAAGCCCCTTACATTCACCATGGTTAAGTCATCCAAACCTTGGTTGGCACAGCAACAGCGGCATCTTTCTGCCATTTCCGAGTTTAAGACAGACATTCGACATGTGGCTGGAAAGAACAACCTGGTGGCGGACTGCCTGTCTCGTGCCCAGGATACCACTGTTCATCTGGGAGTAGACTACGCTGAAATGGCTGCAGACTAGCTGAAGGACTCAGAGGTTCAGGGGTTGCGTGCAGCCGAATCTAGTTTACAGTTGAAAGATGTCATGTTTCATGACAGTAGGGCGTCCATCCTTTGCGACATCTCTGCGGGCAAGCCACGCCCTTTGGCTCCCGCCGCTTGGCACCGCCGTGTGTTTGATGCTGTCCACTCCCTGTCACACCCTGGTGATAAAGCTTCGGTCAAATTGGTAGGTGCCAAGTTTGTGTGGCCGGGTCTCAGGAAGGATGTCAAGATTTGGACTCGTACGTGCGTGGCGTGCGTGGCGTGCGTGGCGTGCGTGGCGTGCGTGGCGTGCGTGGCGTGCGTGGCGTGCCAGCGTGCGAAAGTGCAATGCCATGGTAAATCTCCTTTGGGGCCCTTTCCCATTCCTGAGAGACATTTTGACCACGTTCACGTGGATCTGGTCGGTCCGTTTCCCCCGTCCTGTGGGTTTACTCACCTCCTGAACATTGGTGGACAGGACCACACGGTGGCCCAAAGCAGTTCCCCTGTCGTCTACGACTTCGCCGGAGGTAGCCCGGGCATTCATTTATTCCTGGTGTCGCGGTTCAGCATGCCTTTAGACATGACTTCTGATAGGGGCCCGCAGTTTACCTCAGAGCTCTGGaatgcagtgggtgggagcttgGGGGTCACCAGACTACTGCTTACAACCCGCAGGCCAACGGACTGTGCGAGCAGTTTCATGGTTCTATGAAGGCTGCTCTCCGTGCGTCTTTAGTGGACAGTAGCTGGGCTGAGAGGTTGCCCTGGGTTTTGTTGCATCTGCGGTCCACCCCCAAAGAGGACCTGCAAGCCTCCTCTGCTCAGCTGGTTCTGGGTCAGTCGCTGAGAATCCCTGGTGAGTTCCTGGCTGATGTTCCAGGTTTAAGCGCTGGAGTTGTTAAAAGGTTTGGGGACAGGAAAGGTGCTGGTGTTTTTTCACCTGAAGCTGCGCACCACTGCCTCCCTTCGTCGTACATCTTTAAGGACCTCATGTCAGCCAAGTATGTTTTTGTCCGGTATGATGCACACCGCTCTCCTCGACAGACCCCTGATTACGGTCCTTTTCGCGTATTGGAGGAGGGTCACAAGTCTTTTCTGTTAGAGATGGGGGCGGGTCGGGACTGTGTTTCTGTGGATTGTCTGAAACCGGCCCATGCGCTCTAGGAGGATGACGTGGCGCTGGCTCGCCCCGCTCGCCGTGGCTGTCCACCTAATTCCGCCCAGGCCAGGCGCCCTTTACCGGAGGCCAACCCGCTGCGCGGAGTAGTTACACACTCCCGAGGGGGTAGAGTAGTTTGTTTGCCTGCACGATATGTTTGAAGTTTCGCTGCTTGTGTGTCCTgattttgtgttaaattttgCGTGTTCTGGGGGATGGCCTGTGTGGTGCACATTATATTTAGGTGTCACACACaaatgacagttttattttgaagggacAAAAAGGAGAGGCTTGTTCCTCCAGAGTTTTGGGCGGCAGGATTTTGGGGGTTtgcagctttgtgttttgtatttgcgGCGCTGAGAAAAAGTGGAGCTGAATAAAAAGGTAGCTGAGACTCCTGCAATTTTCGTCTCCTGTTCTTCAATGTCCAcagtaatgtttttaaatgttgtaaagcacattgtgtttcattttaactgtatgaaaagtgctatataaataaactttgattgattgattgatttagaCAAGTGTGACAggataaatacataaattaaaaaaaaaaaaaaacattgttagGTAAAGGAGGTTGAATGATGGTGTTGCGTCAGGCCTCCAGAGCAGAGATCCTCAGTGGACGAAAAGCAACCTCATAAAAAACCTCCCTCACACTTGTTTCTAGAAGAAGTGTACCAGTCACTTTCCAAGTTCAGGTACGTGCACTTCAATATAACAGGTAGTAACTGTTCTCTGTCATTCATGTACACTCTGCCCGTTTCAGGATTTAGATTTTAACGGCATTAATGGATGATGAGTTAAATGTTACTCATATAAAACTTGGTGGATTTGTGGAAATGGACAAATACAGATATCTTTATTTTATAACTATGTTTGCAGTATATATTCTGATAATCTGCAGTAATTCTACTATCGTCTTCCTGATCTGGATTCACAAGAACCTCCATGAGCCCATGTATGTTTTCATTGCAGCTTTGCTACTGAACTGTGTCCTTTACAGCACGACAGTTTACCCAAAGCTTCTGACTGATTTCTCATCTAAAGAACAGATCATTTCATATCCTGCATGCCTCTTTCAGTTTATTGCATTTTACACTTTTGGTAGTTCTGAATTCTTGCTCTTATCAGCGATGGCCTATGACAGATATGTGTCCATATGCAAACCTCTGCAGTATCCAACTATCATGACAAAAATGCTGTGACTGTGTTCCTGGTTTTGTGCTGGATTGTACCTGCCTCTCACATGGCAGTCCAAACCATTCTGAGCGCTAAAGCAAAACTGTGTGActtcaatttaaattcaatattttgTAACAATGCAATCTACAGACTTCAATGTATTGAGTCAAGAATAATTagtatttttggttttgtttgtttactggaTCTTGTAATACTCCCTCTGCTCTTCATAGTTTTTACATATGCAAGAATACTTGTAATATCCTATCGAAGCTGTAAAGAAGTCAGAAAGAAAGCTGCTGAGACCTGTTTGCCTCACCTGCTGGTATTAATCAACTTGTCCTTTTTGATTGTATACGAAGTGAGCATAGCTCGAGTGAACACTGATGTTCCAAAAACTGCACGCTTGATAATGATGCTACAAATAGTTCTGTATCATCCTCTGTTTAATCCGTTTATATACGGACtcaaaatgaaagcaatttTTCTACAcctcaaaatgttgttttgcaaAGCCCAAATCATCAAGACTGATTTCTAATGTGCAATCAATTTTACTGCCTTTGTGAAACAAACTATCATAACAACTTttattctgactgtttttctgtgtattttccaATATCTTAACTGTCATGAAAATAGTTGGTAAATATTAAccctgtgtgtttctgcattaGTATAAACAGCTGTACCTGCATTAATAAAGTGTATATTGATCACAGGATAAACATCTCAAAGTGTATTTGTTTAAACTTACAATTCCGTGATATagtaaatattataataatgcaGACATTAATGTTTCAGGTCTTAAGAAAACTGAAGGTGAACATGTTATTGTACATAACAGAATCTGTTTACCTTACACCAAACGCTTTACTGGCTACTCCTGCACATGATCATTTCAGACAAAATTCCTGATTTTTATAACAAGCTGTGACTTTTAAACCCAAAAGCTGGaagaatttgtcagattttgtgtATAAAGCACAGACAAACTTAGATAGACTAACTAGTGTTTTGGTTTCCTCCAGGTGGATAGTTATAAAGTCTCCCCATTGCTACTTCAAATGTCAGATAAGTCTTTAAATCCAACAGTTATGTCACAGAAGGACACAAGAGGAGAATGTTGGTATTCAGGAATGAATAATTCTGCagttgttcagtgtttgtgcaCTTTGTcaatttgtctgtctgtgtgattgACATTTGTGTTGGATATTACTATTTTTCTCAGttgctttggtacatttctcaaaTCAGAATTGATATTCTTAAAATTACTCAgttcaatcttcacatcatggtgtcacttgtgcacatcataaaacagtttctcatttctttgtgCAAGTTGCTAATGCTTTGGTACATCCATGCCAATGATTACatacaatgttctgctgtttcctacattatcaatagcttatgtcatgttgatcaaaatgtattgtAATGGGTCTCTGCTGAATAGTTTCACTCTCcacaacatttaggcattagATCATCACAAAAAtctttacatgcaaaatggTTGAACACGTTTTCATATGTCAAGgatgtttctatacatttccaTTAGATGTTTTATCTAAATATGTCCTGAATGTGTAAATTGCTCCCGAGTGAAAACTGACTTTCTCTCATGAAGGGAAATGTATGACGGGTGAGGGTTTTCTGAAATTGCTGAAAGACGCAAAAGAAGATTCCTACAGCACTGCATGCACAGTTTTCCCTCAGGAGATTGTCCGATATTcacatttctaatttttttctgtgctttgcagtgctgttttcctttctgtattgCAATGTCGTGGTCTGTCAACAAATGACAGTATGAACAGTCAGAGCATAAATGTaaatcttgtccagtctctttcaatcaatctcccacataCACTAAGGTGTCATTTATAATTTACAAGCATTGTCATCAAAATTTTAGCCATAGTTtacaaggcttttctaatcatcaattagcctttcaacaccattagctaacacaatgtagcattagaacacaggagtgatgcttgcaggaaatgttcctctgtatccctatttCCAGcaggaatagtcatttaccgcattaacgatgtctagactggatttatgatgaaatagatgtttccttcattgagaaaaaaatgcttttctttcacaaataagTAAATTTATAAGTgacttccaaacttttgaatggtagtgtgtgtgtatctgtcgGATCAGATATATACATTCCACCTCATAATGGTTAATGTTgactccatttttaaaaatcttcgaaaaataaacttaaaaagttccacttgtttattttttttcaatgtaatTTATAGCACTATAGCTGTGTCATgctgagacatttctgagttcctTCTACTTGTAGCCATGGCTATTCTGTTGTCATAGAGGTGCAAGACtttgttttgcagtgaaaaattgaGTCCACAGTGAGCTTCTTTCTATCACTACAAGATAAGTGATCTTACACAAAAAATTAACATCCTCCTTGCCCTTGGTTTAAATAACGACTTGCCTGTGGCGAGGGTTCAGCACAAGTTTTTAGTAGGTCTGTGATCTGAACTTTCAAGGAAACAGCGCGACAATCCGTAGCTCAGTGCTACATGGCTACCTCTGTGTGCCTTTGGGAAGACCCACAACTCAGGAAGGCTGATAAAAAGATAGCTGACCTGCTGGAAGACATTCGCCGTCTCTCCAGTGAACTGAGGGAAAAAGACGCTCTGCTGACCAGGCCAATTGAGGTGCCCACGAGCAGTCCATGCGGATTACCTCTCTCTCTGTGGCCTTCCAGGACACGGCACCCTGGGATCCCTCCTGTCCACGACCGTCATCCTGCTCTACACCCAGCCGCCAGCGATCACGGACACTGATCGTGATTCAGGGCAAACCCCAGTCAGAGCCGTCTCGCGTCCACTCTCCCTCTTGAATCACTTCATGGCTCTGTCGCAGATTGAAGAAAAGCCAGCTGATGGTGAAGGCCTGAGCTCAGCTCCT
It includes:
- the LOC127537252 gene encoding LOW QUALITY PROTEIN: olfactory receptor 1496-like (The sequence of the model RefSeq protein was modified relative to this genomic sequence to represent the inferred CDS: inserted 1 base in 1 codon), encoding MDDELNVTHIKLGGFVEMDKYRYLYFITMFAVYILIICSNSTIVFLIWIHKNLHEPMYVFIAALLLNCVLYSTTVYPKLLTDFSSKEQIISYPACLFQFIAFYTFGSSEFLLLSAMAYDRYVSICKPLQYPTIMTKMXVTVFLVLCWIVPASHMAVQTILSAKAKLCDFNLNSIFCNNAIYRLQCIESRIISIFGFVCLLDLVILPLLFIVFTYARILVISYRSCKEVRKKAAETCLPHLLVLINLSFLIVYEVSIARVNTDVPKTARLIMMLQIVLYHPLFNPFIYGLKMKAIFLHLKMLFCKAQIIKTDF